The following coding sequences are from one Streptomyces sp. V3I7 window:
- a CDS encoding DNA polymerase ligase N-terminal domain-containing protein has protein sequence MGDDERLRTYRGKRDFGRTREPAGEGGAGEGEPRFVVQIHDARRMHFDFRLEVGGVLKSWSVPKGPSGDPGDKRLAVPTEDHPLEYEDFEGVIPKGEYGGGTVIVWDHGTYEPLSHDRKGRPVDFEESLEHGHATFRLHGSKLRGEYALTRFRGRDGEDAWLLVRKGPGRSGGHGTPDPRRARSVRTGRTLSQVAADAAEK, from the coding sequence GTGGGTGATGACGAGCGGCTGCGAACGTATCGCGGCAAGCGTGACTTCGGGCGGACACGGGAGCCGGCGGGGGAAGGGGGTGCCGGCGAGGGCGAGCCGCGGTTCGTGGTGCAGATCCACGACGCGCGGCGGATGCACTTCGACTTCCGGCTGGAGGTGGGCGGGGTGCTGAAGTCGTGGTCGGTTCCCAAGGGGCCGTCCGGCGATCCGGGGGACAAGCGGCTGGCCGTGCCGACCGAGGACCACCCGCTGGAGTACGAGGACTTCGAGGGCGTGATCCCGAAGGGCGAGTACGGGGGCGGCACCGTCATCGTCTGGGACCACGGGACGTACGAGCCGCTCAGCCACGACCGCAAGGGGCGGCCGGTCGACTTCGAGGAGTCGCTGGAGCACGGGCACGCGACGTTCCGCCTGCACGGCTCCAAGCTGCGCGGCGAGTACGCCCTGACCCGGTTCCGCGGCCGCGACGGCGAGGACGCGTGGCTGCTGGTGCGGAAGGGGCCTGGGCGGTCGGGCGGGCACGGCACGCCCGACCCCCGTCGTGCCCGCTCCGTCCGCACCGGGCGCACGCTCTCCCAGGTCGCCGCGGACGCCGCCGAGAAGTGA